One part of the Arabidopsis thaliana chromosome 1 sequence genome encodes these proteins:
- a CDS encoding 2-C-methyl-D-erythritol 4-phosphate cytidylyltransferase (unknown protein; FUNCTIONS IN: molecular_function unknown; INVOLVED IN: biological_process unknown; LOCATED IN: endomembrane system; BEST Arabidopsis thaliana protein match is: unknown protein (TAIR:AT3G13410.1); Has 30201 Blast hits to 17322 proteins in 780 species: Archae - 12; Bacteria - 1396; Metazoa - 17338; Fungi - 3422; Plants - 5037; Viruses - 0; Other Eukaryotes - 2996 (source: NCBI BLink).), translating to MTRFALDEYLLHCCLMKLAINYYQYLLVVLEFASLVDFGLASPSTVPAFLWSPHLQYANGETDVNYQVMSAKDLVDSVFTLGGWSNFLCSEKKLQQPVDVALVFIGRELLSSDVSSNQNSDPVLVNTLKYL from the exons ATGACAAGATTTGCATTGGATGAGTACCTTCTTCATTGCTGTTTGATGAAGCTTgccattaattattatcaatac TTGTTGGTAGTTCTTGAGTTTGCGTCTCTCGTGGATTTTGGATTAGCTTCACCTTCCACAGTTCCTGCTTTCCTCTGGTCTCCGCATCTCCA GTATGCTAATGGTGAAACGGATGTAAATTATCAAGTCATGTCTGCAAAGGATCTAGTAGACTCTGTTTTCACTCTAGGAGGTTGGTCTAATTTTCTG TGCTCGGAGAAAAAACTTCAGCAACCTGTTGATGTTGCACTCGTGTTCATTGGCAGAGAG TTATTGTCTTCAGATGTTTCTTCAAATCAGAACTCGGATCCTGTCCTTGTTAACACATTGAAG TACTTGTAA